TTGCGCAGGATATGTCCCCCGATGGGTTCACAATCCTTCAACCAGTACGCGATGCCCAGGAGCGCGTTGTCGATTTTATCTGGGTTTATGAGAATGCTGCGGTTGCGCGGCTAAACGGCACCGACCCGGAAGCAGTTTTGGGCAAGCGCCTGCTGGAGCTGTTCCCCGGCCACCGCGGTACGTCAATACTGAGAGCCTATCAGAAGGTCGCGGAGTCAGGTGAGACTTGCATCGTTGAGGCCGACTACTCCGGCGAAAGCATGCCAAAACCAACCTCGTTCCGGATCGTCGTTGTGCCGATGGCTGGAAATATCGCCATCCTGGCCCAGGATATCACCCAGCGCAAACACGCCGAGGAACAAATCCGGGCATCCCTGCTTGAAAAAGAAGTACTGCTCAAGGAGATCCATCACCGGGTGAAGAACAACCTGCAGGTCATTTCCGGGCTGCTGACCCTGCAGGCGGCGCAGATCAACGACGAGCGGCTGCAAGGGGTGCTCAGGGAAAGCCAGAGCCGCATCTGGACCATGGCATTGATCCACCAGACGCTCTACCAAACGGGCAACCTGGCCGATATCGACATGGCCGATTACATCCGCGCGCTGTCCGGCAACCTGCTCAGCTCGCATGCCCAGGTCGCCATGCCGCCGACGATCATTTTCAACCTGCTGCCGTTGCGCCTGGTCATCGACAAGGCCATTCCCCTGGCCCTGATCATCAACGAGTTGGTGACCAACGCCATGAAGCACGCCTTCCCTGACGGGCAGCCGGGCGAGATCCGGATTGCATTGCAAGAACGTAGGGGCACAGCACGCTGTGCCCCTTTGAAAAATACCGACCCCACGCCCAACGAGGGCACGGTACCAGGTAGGGGCACGGCGCGCCGTGCCCCTACGGACGAAGAAAATGCCCCTACCTACGAATTGACCGTCGCCGACAACGGCGTTGGCCTCCCGGCCGGCTTCGACCCGAAAAACCAGAAAAGCCTGGGCCTGCAACTGGTCACCATGCTGACCAGGCAACTGGGCGGTAAGTTGACCATCGAATCCAAGGGCGGCACTTCCATTGCCATCACATTCAACCGCAATGAAAAAAACTGAAAACAATCCTGATGCCAAACGCTTGCGGGTACTGATCCTGGAAGACAACACCGTTGACGCCGAACTGGTCGAACATGAACTGCACAGGGCGGAAATCATTTTCACCTCCCGCCTGGTCGATGCGAAAAAAGAATTCAATAAAGCCCTGGCCGAATTCCAACCCCAGGTCATCCTTTCCGATTTCAAGCTGCCCTTGTTCGACGGCCTGGCCGCCCTGGAGATCGCACGCACCCAAACGCCGGACATCCCCTTCATTTTTGTTTCGGGGTCGATCGGCGAAGAGAAAGCCATCGAGACACTCGCCCGGGGAGCGTCCGATTACATCTTCAAGGACAACCTGCAAAGGCTGGGACCGGCGGTTAAAAGGGTGATCGAAGCAACACGCCTGAAGCTGGAAAAGAAGAATACCGACGAGGAATTACGCCGCCGCGCCGACGAGCTGCGGCTCCTGGCCGCAGCGGCCGACCGCTTTGTCCATATCAATGACCTGGATCAACTTTACGACTATCTGGCGCAGACGATCCCCGCCATATCCGGGGCCGATTATTTGCTGCTCACCCTCTACGACGAGAAGCTGCAGGCCGTGCGGCCCAAGATAGTCATTGGCTTCGAACCATTCCGGGAAACCATCCGCCGCCGCTTCAACATCGATCCTTTGCAGATGGTTTTTTACTTCAAGGACATGGGCAAGGATGATTTCAGCGATTTCATTTCCCGGCGGCTCCTGCCTGTCCGCGACGGCCTGTACGGACTCGCCAACCGTAAAATTCCGGCCTCCAGCTGCCGCCTTATCGAAAAAATCCTGGCCATCGGCAGCATGCACACCATGGGCTTTTCCTGGGAAAACCAGCTCTATGGCGGTTTGACGGTATTGTTCAAAAAAGGCAATGAATTGCAAAACCAGGCCCAGGTCGAGACCCTGCTCAACCAGGCCACTGTTTCCATCAAGCGCCTGCTGGCCGAAAGGTCCCTGGGTGAGAGCGAGGAACGTTTCCGCCGCATCTCCGAGACCATGTCCGACATTTCCTATTCCTGCCTGTCCGACGCGGAAGGAAATTTTGCGTTGTCCTGGATGACCGGCGCGACCGACCAGATCACCGGGTATACCATCGAAGAGATCATGGCCATGAAATGTTGGGAGAAACTGATCTTGGCGGAAGATCTCCCCGACTTCGAAAAATACGTCACCGGCCTGACCCCCGGCAACAGCGGCATCTGCGAGCTGCGCCTGCGCCAAAAGGACGGGAGCAACGTCTGGGTGCAGTCGTTTGCCGAATGCACGCAAAGCAAGGAACGGCCGGAACAGCTCATCCTTTTCGGGGGACTGGTGGACATCAGCGAGCGCAAAAGAATGTATGACCAGCTGCGCCAGTCCGAGGAATATTACCGCACCCTGGTGCAGACCTCGCCCGACGCCATCATTATCGTCGACGGCGGCGGCCGGGTCACTTTTGCTTCCCATAAAACCCTCGAGGTCTTCGGCATTCCCGCCCAAACCACCATCATAGGGATATCGATAATGGATTTTGTCGAACCCGGAGAGATCCCCAGGGTGCAGGAGCGCCTGGTCGAGATCCTCTCCGGCCGCTCGCTGTCGGAGATCCGCGAATATAGGCTATTGCGGCACGATCGCCGGCCGTTTTGGGGGGAAATCTCATCGTCACCGCTCCAGGACGCTTCGGGTCGGAGCATCGGCCTGCTGCTCGTCTGCCGCGATGTTTCCGAACGCAAGCAAGCCGAAGAACAGATCCGCGCCGCGCTGAAGGACAAGGAGGTGCTGCTGCAGGAGATCCACCACCGGGTCAAAAACAACCTGCAGATCATTTCCGGGCTGCTGACCCTGCAGGCCGACCAGTCCGCCGGAAGGCCCCTGAGCGAAATTTTCAGCGCCAGCCAGGACCGCATTCGCTCCATCGCCCTGATCCACGAAAAACTTTACCATTCGCGCAACCTGG
The DNA window shown above is from Candidatus Aminicenantes bacterium and carries:
- a CDS encoding PAS domain-containing protein, translated to MKQAKTKKASKASAEKEKKLRVLILEDNPADAELMERQLKKAGIGLISQRADSRSGFLKALQAFKPDVILADYKLPKFNALQALQLSKKMAPLTPFIVVTGSISEEVAVECIKQGADDYLLKDRLARLAEAVRHSLANRFLQQEKIAAEAALRETNEIFRLFLKHNPIYVFIKDENIRPIYLSENYEKMLGRPLAGILGKNMNELFPSELSRTMIEDDKRILREGKPLEFIEKLNGRTYSTMKFPIIIDGKAKYLAGYTTDITESKQAEEALRQSREQFRIAQDMSPDGFTILQPVRDAQERVVDFIWVYENAAVARLNGTDPEAVLGKRLLELFPGHRGTSILRAYQKVAESGETCIVEADYSGESMPKPTSFRIVVVPMAGNIAILAQDITQRKHAEEQIRASLLEKEVLLKEIHHRVKNNLQVISGLLTLQAAQINDERLQGVLRESQSRIWTMALIHQTLYQTGNLADIDMADYIRALSGNLLSSHAQVAMPPTIIFNLLPLRLVIDKAIPLALIINELVTNAMKHAFPDGQPGEIRIALQERRGTARCAPLKNTDPTPNEGTVPGRGTARRAPTDEENAPTYELTVADNGVGLPAGFDPKNQKSLGLQLVTMLTRQLGGKLTIESKGGTSIAITFNRNEKN
- a CDS encoding PAS domain S-box protein is translated as MKKTENNPDAKRLRVLILEDNTVDAELVEHELHRAEIIFTSRLVDAKKEFNKALAEFQPQVILSDFKLPLFDGLAALEIARTQTPDIPFIFVSGSIGEEKAIETLARGASDYIFKDNLQRLGPAVKRVIEATRLKLEKKNTDEELRRRADELRLLAAAADRFVHINDLDQLYDYLAQTIPAISGADYLLLTLYDEKLQAVRPKIVIGFEPFRETIRRRFNIDPLQMVFYFKDMGKDDFSDFISRRLLPVRDGLYGLANRKIPASSCRLIEKILAIGSMHTMGFSWENQLYGGLTVLFKKGNELQNQAQVETLLNQATVSIKRLLAERSLGESEERFRRISETMSDISYSCLSDAEGNFALSWMTGATDQITGYTIEEIMAMKCWEKLILAEDLPDFEKYVTGLTPGNSGICELRLRQKDGSNVWVQSFAECTQSKERPEQLILFGGLVDISERKRMYDQLRQSEEYYRTLVQTSPDAIIIVDGGGRVTFASHKTLEVFGIPAQTTIIGISIMDFVEPGEIPRVQERLVEILSGRSLSEIREYRLLRHDRRPFWGEISSSPLQDASGRSIGLLLVCRDVSERKQAEEQIRAALKDKEVLLQEIHHRVKNNLQIISGLLTLQADQSAGRPLSEIFSASQDRIRSIALIHEKLYHSRNLAEIAFDEYLRTLTENLFISHGVAAGRITVKYEMEPILFTIEKAIPLGLIVNELVTNALKHAFPAGQQGEIRISLQECRGVKFYAPTEDTGTAPGTGTAPGTGTAPGRGTARCAPTYELTITDNGIGFPAG